Proteins from a single region of Candidatus Binataceae bacterium:
- a CDS encoding O-antigen ligase family protein: protein MYWPILFLLPFTALMLGAVHPWAFGLAELVVFVLIAVWMLQVAIGKRALVAAPPRMRTLAALAIGLAALVAFQLVPMPPRVLKLLSPATYQVYREGLPGWPARAAYQWDRASLPPGSAVLPTLDEVNAGAQVPFAPVRAVAAQFVKAGAWMPLSVAAPITGVALLKLLMYCGAGLMLMFYPFGVEQETRLYKNTVRTVLATGLVIGLVGLAEQRFSNGKPLWIFSPYDWHGGGMWGARSYGPFANPDHFADYLAMVWPFALSGMLFPNLLGKVRDKLAVPILCATVGLVVLAALLATASRGGWLAALVASAVVLAMASRLPAAAQPALLRRGKHHSRLILAGVVLVAVLCLASLFTSTASRGEADSRLGSAVYHESLGERTAVARQSFPMIRDFPLFGVGLGAWPEIYPKYEPPPWDGVFMNEVHNEYVQFVAESGLLGLLLGGGFLLLCARLIGAGVMGVGAERFPIAAACAGALAAIAVHSLFDFPLRIPANALLATVSLALLVGLCARSARAQPHQQPAPARRPWARAGAAVATLAAIAASVATVSQPRRPFPYDLSTPRSIDEAINEIIRYPANPRLHVVLAQLLTSRAQRPMRAAEIEAALALEPTNPGARDLRAAELMTAGDTNQALDQLKLSLFNSPSIATHSYLSGRMIPWLSRAEQDAIITGFKRAAAAGYWPAVDSLALFYENLPGRSNDEAEFLAQAATSAKGKRERSRLLTRAGAAFIDGGKRARAAEVLRAAIAADPRNPDAYRYLAAGVYGQDKKIAEAREVIRQGIAAGAPAAALYQALAEAEIANRDMGAAEAALEQAARIEPYNFALALRLGDLYASDNKFDRAVLWLRKASRLNPESGQAVFDLAQAEEANYQFAAADRDYSRAIARDGGNLGYRARYADFKKRVAQNTSQ from the coding sequence ATGTACTGGCCGATACTTTTTCTGCTGCCCTTCACGGCGCTGATGCTGGGGGCGGTTCATCCCTGGGCCTTCGGCCTGGCCGAGCTGGTTGTCTTTGTCTTGATCGCGGTTTGGATGCTCCAGGTTGCGATCGGTAAGCGGGCGCTCGTCGCTGCCCCCCCAAGGATGAGAACTCTGGCAGCGCTCGCCATTGGCTTGGCCGCGCTGGTCGCCTTCCAGCTCGTGCCGATGCCGCCGAGGGTGCTTAAGCTGCTCTCGCCGGCCACCTATCAGGTCTATCGCGAGGGCTTGCCGGGATGGCCCGCCAGGGCGGCCTACCAATGGGATCGCGCTTCGCTCCCGCCCGGCTCCGCGGTGCTGCCCACCCTGGATGAGGTGAACGCCGGCGCCCAGGTGCCCTTCGCTCCCGTCCGTGCCGTCGCCGCCCAATTCGTCAAGGCGGGGGCCTGGATGCCGCTGTCGGTGGCGGCGCCGATAACCGGCGTGGCGCTGCTCAAATTGCTGATGTACTGCGGCGCCGGTCTGATGTTGATGTTCTATCCCTTTGGCGTGGAACAGGAGACGCGGCTTTACAAAAACACGGTCCGCACCGTGCTCGCCACCGGCCTGGTCATCGGCTTGGTGGGACTGGCGGAACAGCGCTTTTCCAACGGCAAACCGCTGTGGATTTTTTCGCCTTACGATTGGCATGGCGGCGGAATGTGGGGCGCGCGCAGTTACGGTCCCTTCGCCAATCCCGACCACTTCGCCGATTACCTGGCGATGGTCTGGCCGTTTGCGCTCTCCGGGATGCTCTTTCCCAATCTGCTGGGCAAGGTGCGCGACAAGCTGGCCGTGCCGATCCTGTGCGCTACCGTGGGCTTGGTCGTGCTCGCGGCGCTGCTCGCCACCGCCTCGCGCGGCGGATGGCTGGCGGCGCTGGTCGCAAGCGCCGTCGTACTGGCTATGGCCTCGCGCCTGCCTGCCGCGGCGCAGCCGGCGCTGCTGCGCCGCGGCAAGCATCATTCGCGACTGATTTTAGCCGGCGTCGTGCTGGTGGCCGTGCTTTGCCTGGCCTCGCTCTTCACCAGCACCGCCAGCCGCGGCGAGGCCGACAGCCGGCTGGGCAGCGCGGTCTACCACGAATCGCTGGGGGAGCGCACGGCGGTGGCGCGCCAATCTTTTCCGATGATTCGTGACTTCCCGCTATTCGGCGTCGGGCTGGGCGCCTGGCCTGAGATTTATCCCAAGTACGAGCCGCCGCCGTGGGACGGCGTCTTCATGAACGAGGTACATAACGAATACGTTCAGTTCGTGGCCGAGTCGGGATTGCTCGGGTTGCTGTTAGGCGGCGGCTTTCTGCTGCTCTGCGCGCGGCTGATCGGAGCGGGGGTAATGGGGGTGGGGGCGGAACGCTTCCCCATCGCGGCGGCCTGCGCGGGCGCGCTGGCCGCCATCGCGGTCCATTCGCTGTTCGATTTTCCCTTACGCATCCCGGCTAACGCGCTGCTGGCCACGGTCAGCCTGGCGCTGCTGGTGGGGCTGTGCGCGCGCTCCGCGCGCGCACAGCCCCACCAGCAGCCTGCCCCGGCGCGCCGCCCTTGGGCGCGCGCCGGCGCGGCGGTGGCGACGCTCGCGGCGATCGCCGCGAGCGTCGCCACCGTCAGCCAGCCCCGCCGCCCCTTTCCCTACGACCTCAGTACGCCGCGCTCGATCGACGAGGCGATAAACGAGATCATCCGCTATCCCGCCAATCCGCGCCTGCACGTAGTGCTCGCGCAATTGCTCACCTCGCGCGCGCAACGCCCGATGCGCGCGGCGGAGATCGAGGCGGCCCTAGCCCTGGAGCCCACCAACCCAGGCGCTCGCGACCTGCGCGCGGCCGAGTTGATGACCGCAGGCGATACCAACCAGGCCCTGGACCAGCTCAAGTTGTCGCTCTTCAACTCGCCCAGCATCGCCACCCATTCCTACCTGAGCGGGCGGATGATTCCGTGGCTCAGCCGCGCCGAGCAGGATGCCATCATCACCGGCTTCAAGCGGGCGGCGGCGGCGGGCTACTGGCCCGCGGTCGATAGTCTGGCGCTCTTTTATGAAAATCTGCCCGGCCGCTCCAATGACGAGGCCGAGTTCCTGGCCCAGGCCGCGACCAGCGCTAAGGGCAAGCGCGAGCGGTCGCGTTTGCTGACGCGCGCCGGCGCCGCCTTCATCGATGGCGGCAAGCGCGCGCGCGCGGCCGAAGTGCTGCGCGCGGCGATCGCTGCCGACCCGCGCAACCCCGACGCCTACCGCTATTTGGCGGCCGGAGTTTACGGACAAGATAAAAAGATCGCCGAGGCGCGCGAGGTCATCCGCCAGGGGATCGCGGCGGGCGCGCCGGCCGCGGCGCTCTACCAGGCTCTGGCCGAGGCGGAAATTGCCAATCGCGATATGGGCGCGGCGGAGGCGGCGCTGGAGCAGGCGGCGCGGATCGAGCCCTACAATTTCGCTTTGGCCTTGCGCCTGGGCGATCTGTACGCCAGCGACAACAAGTTCGATCGCGCGGTTCTGTGGCTGCGCAAAGCATCCCGGCTCAATCCCGAATCGGGACAGGCGGTCTTCGATCTGGCGCAGGCCGAGGAGGCCAACTATCAGTTCGCCGCCGCCGATCGCGACTACTCCCGCGCGATCGCTCGCGACGGCGGCAACCTGGGCTACCGCGCCCGCTACGCGGATTTCAAAAAGCGCGTCGCTCAGAATACGAGCCAGTAA
- a CDS encoding WcaI family glycosyltransferase, which yields MRCLILGLNYLPESTSIGPYTADLAEHLLARGHQVQVVTGFPVAPYFKIWDGYRGRLFMREKINGVDVLRTYLYVPQRPGRARNRIMFDMSFALSAMIGGLVAGALDLVIAISPPLQLGLTAWALAKLKRARVFLQIKDLVPDAAVAAGMLAPGGRGARMGHALERMVYRRMDRIGVICEGFRSNLLAKGVPAAKVDLLPDYIDLDFMRPAERVNGFRAAHRLGVDDFVVTYSGSIALKQGLRVLVEAAAAMAQERGVRFLLIGDGPYLADLQNAAQTLAAHNLTFLPLQPREMLPAQLGAADALVVTQRKGVADCVFPGKLLYYMAAGRPILAAVSEDSETGTFINRHRVGMVVEPENPRALAAGVMALRAQPELARAMGAAGRATAERMFDRRVVLADFERVLEGMAA from the coding sequence ATGCGTTGTCTGATCCTGGGCCTTAATTATCTGCCCGAGAGCACATCGATCGGCCCCTATACCGCCGATCTCGCCGAGCATCTGCTCGCCCGCGGCCACCAGGTGCAAGTGGTGACCGGTTTTCCGGTCGCCCCCTATTTCAAGATCTGGGACGGTTATCGCGGCCGGCTGTTCATGCGCGAGAAGATAAACGGCGTCGACGTCCTGCGCACCTATCTCTACGTTCCCCAGCGCCCGGGCCGCGCCCGCAACCGCATCATGTTCGATATGTCTTTCGCGCTCTCCGCGATGATTGGCGGCCTGGTCGCGGGAGCGCTGGACCTGGTAATCGCGATCTCGCCTCCGCTGCAGCTTGGCCTTACCGCCTGGGCGCTGGCCAAGCTCAAGCGCGCGCGCGTCTTCCTCCAGATCAAGGACCTGGTGCCCGACGCCGCGGTCGCGGCCGGGATGCTGGCGCCGGGCGGGCGCGGCGCCCGGATGGGCCACGCGCTGGAGCGCATGGTCTACCGTCGGATGGACCGGATCGGCGTGATTTGCGAGGGGTTCCGCTCCAACCTGCTCGCCAAGGGCGTCCCCGCGGCCAAGGTCGATCTGCTGCCCGACTATATCGACTTGGACTTCATGCGGCCGGCCGAGCGAGTCAACGGCTTTCGCGCGGCCCATCGCCTGGGCGTCGACGACTTCGTCGTCACCTATTCCGGCAGTATCGCGCTCAAGCAGGGGCTGCGGGTCCTGGTCGAGGCCGCGGCGGCGATGGCGCAGGAGCGGGGGGTGCGTTTCCTGCTCATCGGCGACGGGCCCTATCTGGCCGATTTGCAGAACGCGGCGCAAACCCTGGCGGCCCACAATCTGACTTTTTTGCCGCTGCAGCCGCGCGAGATGCTGCCCGCGCAACTGGGCGCCGCCGATGCGTTGGTGGTCACCCAGCGCAAGGGGGTCGCCGACTGCGTCTTTCCCGGCAAGCTGCTCTATTACATGGCGGCGGGGCGTCCGATCCTGGCCGCGGTCAGCGAGGATAGCGAAACCGGCACGTTCATCAATCGCCATCGGGTCGGGATGGTCGTGGAACCCGAGAATCCGCGCGCCCTGGCCGCCGGTGTCATGGCCCTGCGCGCGCAGCCCGAGTTGGCGCGTGCGATGGGCGCGGCCGGCCGCGCCACCGCCGAGCGGATGTTCGATCGACGGGTGGTACTGGCCGATTTCGAGCGGGTGCTGGAGGGGATGGCCGCCTGA
- a CDS encoding sugar transferase, with product MNAERDLTYRLLLIADVITLTAAFILNYWGAPMVARNFFGIAPFQLGPLGTYMWLLVVIVPAWVVVLNLNAGNSSLLEASPFGVAWQVLKTGVVSTALVAFYLYATKNPLSRIFILSEGLFSTAALVVEKTTIVELMRIRRGMGLTRRSVLIVGGGAAAARAIRAIRDDPQQRMEVWGCLADPPAAAEIEGVTVAGGLADYRQLIWKSPIEEVLLSPEVANGTHGAGLMRYCDLVGLTVRILPDYAVSDPQLLSRMRLDSFLDRPAITIPAVTPMPWQRAVKRAIDLIVSTILLLLLSPLLLLLAVAVKLSSPGPIFYRWRVMGKGIRPFTGYKFRTMVADADARKAELAARNEMSGPVFKITDDPRITPLGRFLRKYSLDELPQLWSVFKGEMSLVGPRPPAPHEFERFELWHRRKLSIKPGITCLWQVGGRNRVSHFDDWVTLDLEYIDNWSLWLDFKILARTALTVVRGTGV from the coding sequence ATGAACGCCGAGCGCGACCTGACCTATCGGCTGCTGCTGATCGCCGACGTGATCACGCTGACGGCCGCCTTCATCCTCAATTACTGGGGCGCGCCGATGGTAGCGCGCAACTTCTTCGGCATCGCGCCCTTCCAGCTCGGGCCCTTGGGCACCTACATGTGGCTGCTGGTGGTCATCGTGCCGGCCTGGGTCGTGGTGCTGAATCTGAACGCCGGCAACTCAAGCCTGTTGGAGGCCTCGCCCTTCGGTGTCGCTTGGCAGGTGCTCAAGACCGGGGTGGTCAGCACCGCCCTGGTCGCTTTCTACCTCTACGCGACCAAGAACCCGCTCTCGCGTATCTTCATCCTGAGCGAGGGGCTGTTCAGCACCGCCGCCCTGGTCGTTGAGAAGACCACCATCGTCGAGCTGATGCGCATCCGCCGCGGGATGGGATTGACCCGGCGCAGCGTGCTGATCGTGGGTGGCGGCGCGGCCGCGGCCCGCGCCATCCGGGCGATCCGCGACGATCCGCAACAAAGAATGGAGGTCTGGGGATGCCTGGCCGACCCGCCCGCCGCCGCCGAGATCGAGGGCGTCACGGTCGCCGGCGGTCTGGCCGATTATCGCCAGCTCATCTGGAAAAGCCCGATCGAGGAGGTGTTGTTAAGCCCCGAGGTTGCAAACGGCACCCATGGCGCCGGGCTGATGCGTTACTGCGATCTGGTGGGGCTGACCGTGCGCATCCTGCCGGATTACGCGGTTTCCGACCCGCAGCTTCTGTCCCGCATGCGTTTGGATAGTTTCCTGGACCGCCCCGCGATAACCATTCCGGCAGTGACGCCGATGCCGTGGCAGCGGGCGGTCAAGCGCGCGATCGATCTGATCGTCTCCACGATTCTCCTGCTCTTGCTCTCGCCCCTGCTGCTGCTCCTCGCGGTGGCGGTCAAGCTCAGCTCGCCGGGGCCGATATTCTATCGATGGCGGGTGATGGGCAAAGGGATTCGGCCGTTTACCGGGTACAAGTTCCGCACCATGGTGGCCGATGCCGACGCGCGTAAGGCGGAGTTGGCGGCGCGCAACGAGATGAGCGGCCCGGTCTTCAAAATTACCGACGACCCGCGCATCACGCCGCTGGGCCGCTTCCTGCGCAAGTACAGCCTGGACGAGCTGCCGCAGCTCTGGAGCGTGTTCAAGGGCGAGATGAGCCTGGTGGGGCCGCGTCCGCCGGCGCCGCACGAATTCGAGCGCTTCGAGCTGTGGCATCGACGCAAGCTGAGCATCAAGCCGGGAATCACCTGCTTGTGGCAGGTCGGGGGACGCAACCGGGTTTCCCATTTCGACGACTGGGTCACGCTGGACTTGGAATATATCGACAACTGGTCGCTGTGGTTGGATTTCAAGATCCTCGCCCGCACGGCGCTGACCGTGGTCCGCGGCACGGGCGTTTGA